A window of the Gammaproteobacteria bacterium genome harbors these coding sequences:
- a CDS encoding sulfite exporter TauE/SafE family protein, with protein MAFLTNAAVFMVEIDRVDVALIIFLWCLALGALSGFMAGLLGIGGGLVIVPVLIFLLPLTAIDLNLLMPMALGTSLAAIFLTSVSATLAHKRLLNIPVTLLPPLLCGIGFGALCGSYFADSIAGATLKLMFACFVLLMALQMWRGSKTVEKKADNSDAQVNKLLLFFASIIIGGLSSVLGIGGGMMMVPLLTWSGILMTRAVAASAVCGLAVASMGSVGYLWAGLHTSYALPQWSFGYIYLPALAGIITLSLFTAPLGVKAARVMPPQLLKRGFSVLLMSVGLKMLVS; from the coding sequence TTGGCGTTTTTAACAAACGCTGCTGTGTTTATGGTGGAGATTGATCGGGTGGATGTCGCGCTAATTATTTTTCTATGGTGTTTGGCGTTGGGGGCGCTATCGGGTTTTATGGCGGGACTATTGGGGATCGGTGGCGGTTTAGTTATCGTGCCTGTACTAATATTCTTATTGCCGTTAACTGCTATCGATCTCAACCTATTGATGCCAATGGCGTTAGGTACATCGCTCGCTGCTATATTTTTAACCTCGGTCTCGGCTACTCTAGCTCATAAAAGACTGTTAAACATCCCTGTTACGTTGTTACCACCGCTGCTGTGTGGCATTGGTTTTGGTGCGTTGTGTGGCAGTTATTTTGCCGACTCGATCGCGGGAGCCACTCTAAAGCTGATGTTTGCCTGCTTTGTTCTGTTGATGGCGCTTCAGATGTGGCGAGGTTCGAAAACCGTTGAGAAAAAAGCAGATAACAGTGATGCTCAAGTGAATAAGTTACTGTTATTTTTTGCCAGCATCATTATCGGAGGCTTATCTAGCGTGTTAGGCATTGGAGGCGGCATGATGATGGTGCCATTGCTGACTTGGAGTGGAATTTTGATGACCCGAGCGGTAGCTGCATCAGCTGTGTGCGGATTGGCGGTAGCAAGCATGGGCTCGGTGGGTTATCTGTGGGCCGGTTTACATACCAGTTACGCGTTACCGCAATGGAGCTTTGGTTATATTTATTTACCGGCGCTAGCAGGTATTATTACCTTATCTTTATTTACAGCACCTTTGGGCGTCAAAGCGGCGAGAGTGATGCCACCGCAGCTACTTAAACGTGGTTTCTCGGTGTTGTTAATGAGTGTTGGCCTAAAAATGTTGGTCAGTTAA